In Nicotiana tabacum cultivar K326 chromosome 2, ASM71507v2, whole genome shotgun sequence, the following proteins share a genomic window:
- the LOC142168681 gene encoding F-box/kelch-repeat protein At3g23880-like: MSDYLPDSLLPQILSRLPVESLLRFRCVSKQWCSLISSPNFISTHLSHSVSTTTTTTSLLLLRHLSLKSRKQEHYSVYLDSSKPENLTLVKELKFPFKTRSKNHFRVVGLCNGLFCLSDDLFGYTYSIILWNPAIRKGITLPTPRVHFGPYGPYMFCLGFGFDYKTNDHKVVRIAYLQGFNGAYTVLPPEVEVYSLSTGLWKTVNSNDISCKIVEYFYSSVYQNGAIHWVCYRKSEGGVFSNSLLVFDLSDETFSEMGLPRELVHVSPLDLTVSSCGELISMIWYEKGRDRGESCDCCAVWVMNQYGELNSWTKKFIVVLERGLSHAIGFRG; encoded by the coding sequence ATGTCTGATTATCTGCCTGATAGTTTGCTACCCCAAATCCTTAGCAGGTTGCCCGTTGAAAGCCTTTTACGATTCAGGTGTGTTTCAAAACAATGGTGTTCTCTCATTTCATCTCCTAATTTCATCTCCACTCACTTATCTCACTCTGtttctactactactactaccacttcCCTTCTCCTCCTCCGCCACCTCTCCCTCAAATCCAGGAAACAAGAGCACTACTCTGTTTACCTTGACTCTTCAAAACCCGAAAACCTAACCCTAGTTAAGGAACTCAAGTTTCCCTTCAAAACTAGGTCTAAGAACCACTTTAGAGTTGTGGGTTTGTGCAATGGTTTATTTTGCCTCTCTGATGATCTCTTTGGTTACACGTATTCTATCATTCTCTGGAACCCTGCTATTCGCAAAGGCATAACACTCCCTACGCCTCGTGTTCACTTTGGTCCATATGGGCCTTACATGTTTTGCCTTGGGTTTGGGTTTGATTACAAAACAAATGATCATAAAGTGGTGAGGATTGCCTATTTGCAGGGATTTAACGGTGCTTATACTGTACTGCCTCCTGAAGTTGAGGTTTATAGTTTAAGTACTGGTTTATGGAAAACAGTTAACTCAAATGACATCAGTTGTAAAATTGTTGAGTATTTCTATAGCAGTGTTTATCAAAATGGGGCTATTCATTGGGTTTGCTATCGTAAGAGTGAAGGTGGGGTTTTTTCAAATAGCCTGTTGGTTTTTGATTTAAGTGATGAGACGTTTAGTGAGATGGGTTTGCCGCGAGAGCTGGTACATGTATCACCTTTGGATTTGACTGTAAGTTCGTGTGGGGAACTGATTTCTATGATTTGGTACGAAAAGGGTCGTGATCGGGGTGAATCGTGTGATTGTTGTGCTGTTTGGGTTATGAACCAATATGGTGAACTAAATTCCTGGACTAAGAAATTTATAGTGGTTTTGGAGAGAGGACTTTCACATGCTATTGGGTTCAGGGGCTGA